CTTAAATTTCGAACTTCCAATCTCGAATTTCGAATCTCCATTTGAAATTCGAAACTGGAAATTCGAAGTTGGAAATTTGAATCACACTCTTCTTCGTTTCGGCGGCCGACAACCGTTGTGAGGTATCGGCGTCACGTCCCGAATCGCTCTCACTTCCAAACCAGCCGTCTGCAATGCCCGAATCGCCGAATCGCGTCCCGACCCTGGCCCTTTGACGCTGACTTCCAGTGTGCGCATTCCGGCTTCACGGGCGCGATTGGCCGCAGTCATCGCGGCCTGCTGCGCGGCGAACGGTGTCCCTTTGCGGGATCCTTTAAAGCCG
This genomic interval from Terriglobia bacterium contains the following:
- the rpsK gene encoding 30S ribosomal protein S11 — encoded protein: MAGQPKKKGAKKKEKRIVPAGIAHIQASFNNTTVTIADMEGNVVCWSSAGSLGFKGSRKGTPFAAQQAAMTAANRAREAGMRTLEVSVKGPGSGRDSAIRALQTAGLEVRAIRDVTPIPHNGCRPPKRRRV